From Drosophila virilis strain 15010-1051.87 chromosome X, Dvir_AGI_RSII-ME, whole genome shotgun sequence, the proteins below share one genomic window:
- the LOC6634675 gene encoding plectin: MPRFRNDELVETRYKDGDIVWVKIHNSEIWWPGEVTSSQDFRFVNSSRRPFAVVEFFNERTFEQVNTAKLIYPFQCEHKSEFIKMGTRKSVAPDMRDKFNEDVKYAENRWAANNEAAEAAARPESLIKALLSSSSSSNSLFNINNNNSSTCSSSNGNSNNCNHLHNNCNNNINNNCSNCNCNCNCNCNRTISTVNVATSPATVGPTQRNDSTIRIMDIGAPAAAYARPEGRNDQRYECNLCDFHTSSMNVLLIHRRTHVELSRYGGGGLVGGGIGGGGGGGGGGGGCSTSSCSIYSSSSGVGIGVGSANVRQLLQQRATRRANTSASRDTYSSSLWRCQSRHVSIVVDAPLTDEEQRQVASIAQLTLASIERVVKSPTQELDRDRERERARARARLPRATRERERTRERERERERERERRRELELDLQTLGSECSVALQLQRRSTQLMSARDPRRRRCHQLRATMPAPPMLPPTPPTPPAKVRRLTRSISRQQERSPSLSHSQAGEAAGIGAVAAAAAAAAAVEGGGGAAAAAQLLPLAPPAAMSGLVSPQTPPAPGKRKTLTLMTPSPTPAPAKGNKSKLKAKSQPNYTSTPIVVKRGRKRLRAETEQMQETRQTEQQPKTKQESERELEPAREREGELEREPERDTVKGVAAASRELHRRLLAEWGDYEQEELPEVHNKQQTNGQPTETLHKKQLHHKLMLPRAQPQPQPQPQAQPQPQPKSTAAPAEDYGEEESSEPGPSGKTQLPSKRIRNIPKKDRRDVVLQEFDMGAPEEPIIIQDSDASSNESVVFVDSAEPQQHQQRLSKANLQAAQAHAQHVKAGSSCFDFAEEDDEEHAALQPTALPPDGQNGLSYRRRTKPAPTTLINGEEKQRERERERERERERERQQSIGEPELQLAEHFKGFNEPEQQLEPAAYAPVAETAELDAADVDQEQEQLSLPIKERQKRIFKSRNKSQQAAAQRDETLDTEEMPMPALEEKPSTTTSAAAAAAAATAAATAAAMAASVFMEHLLPLHTELTLPPLDPRLANGGAAGSVADPRTEQRRRKSKAKKKKNNNNNVNVSGEGAAGGTAGVPKKKKKKKSDVPGEEKTKSKTKKKNKSSSKRTQTFPKAKPPQPTLEPKQEPEPEPEPEPEQEPEPEPEPELSTTQTLCQYPVQYPVQAPIPAHAHSHSHAHYSGGGLFSGAAASAAGGSSAALLHLSTNTNSNHSNTSSFQQQVHSNSNSNSSSITSNMAVISAEEARELQRSAPALAEESTTATESSAVLILEDILLPNLYELPVGASSDNSNSSASFASSRSQLRRQPARHRPDKQQQEAEEEAEEQQQQQQEQQEQERQRQQEEELERERQREREEELELEREREEYEHLRTLEDSPPATSSSSWANSNPSTPPTGLRFEGKLKKREREMLRKYEADMTSGRSAEICRIARQRWARARSLHKPNSDERQLLLRLEQLPLRALLRWGKRAVSEQPTAETLPEAATVAVRAKSCLALAMLQDEAMVARARRQLEQLREQQQLLKRRCTSPNPELRRRRSRQESQPESDQQLQPDEEQPEADTSGPSSPPVQPELGGEHKEPGQQQDSNTDPRICAVMTHPIPGYNNTFMLCSLTNNNNFTPLNNEALYLDSENHLVPVPLEALTESPRLPDGHPLSAVFLLEGEAMAQVVQPEQQQQAAASAASRQLALSAGQEQEQEQEQEVPAAAAAMLGMMTPLSQVAETMPRGEREADADHPTEEGEDEEEEEEEDVDDNDDDDDDDDDEDENEEDENVAAADGAGHDQPEATVAPQSAHDEIYQLQSNVLQLSVNGHQLELTTEVLMNIAEQQDDIVIEIDGGGQAMLHASDILQAAKNYLQERDLQLVNLEDMALDADEQHVTPAQVTPAQPNDLLAAALAGSDVVDAGVGLLHIDTRQQPTGVGVATGVAMATDDVVGFMAHALPLAGATTHLTPPITARTNETNALLDQTPIMSTLENPSGGLQLHRRVSPLLEGNLEDSLAVIGVTSHGNGSGVPTSLELPITVTNPAIAPRPAVSSNVAAANAAAAAADLAKFVPFQ; this comes from the exons GAAAATCCGTGGCCCCGGACATGAGGGACAAGTTCAACGAGGATGTCAAGTACGCCGAGAATCGTTGGGCGGCCAACAACGAGGCAGCCGAAGCTGCAGCCCGGCCCGAAAGTCTCATTAAGGCGCTGCtctcgagcagcagcagcagcaacagcctcttcaatatcaacaacaacaacagcagcacctgcagcagcagcaacggcaacagcaacaactgcaaccatctgcacaacaattgcaacaacaacatcaacaacaactgcagcaactgcaactgcaattgcaattgcaactgcaaccgAACAATCAGCACAGTAAATGTGGCAACAAGTCCGGCAACAGTTGGGCCAACCCAACGAAAT GACTCGACGATACGGATCATGGACATTGGAGCGCCGGCTGCAGCCTATGCGCGTCCGGAGGGACGCAACGATCAGCGATACGAGTGCAATCTGTGCGACTTTCACACCAGCAGCATGAATGTGCTGCTCATCCATCGTCGCACCCATGTGGAGCTTAGCCGATATGGAGGTGGCGGATTAGTAGGCGGCGGAataggaggaggaggaggaggcggaggaggcggaggcggatgCAGcacaagcagctgcagcatctacagcagcagcagcggagtCGGTATCGGCGTCGGGAGCGCCAATGTGCgtcagctgctgcaacagcgGGCGACAAGACGGGCCAATACATCGGCCAGCCGGGACACATACTCCTCGTCGCTGTGGCGCTGCCAATCCCGGCATGTGTCCATTGTGGTCGATGCGCCGCTTACGGACGAGGAACAGCGCCAGGTGGCGAGCATAGCGCAGCTAACCTTGGCCAGCATTGAGCGTGTGGTCAAGTCGCCAACGCAGGAGCTGGATAGAGATCGGGAGCGAGAGCGGGCGCGTGCACGCGCACGCCTGCCCAGGGCGACAAGGGAGCGAGAGAGGACGCGAGAGCGAGAACGGGAAAGGGAGCGGGAGCGAGAGCGTCGACGTGAACTCGAACTTGACCTGCAGACACTTGGCAGCGAGTGCTCCgttgcgctgcagctgcagcgtcgCAGCACCCAGTTGATGAGCGCACGGGATCCGCGACGCAGACGCTGTCATCAGCTGCGCGCCACGATGCCGGCGCCGCCGATGCTGCCGCCGACGCCGCCAACGCCGCCGGCAAAGGTGCGTCGCCTGACGCGCTCCATTAGCCGCCAGCAGGAGCGCAGTCCCAGCTTGTCCCATTCGCAAGCAGGCGAAGCAGCTGGAATAGGAgcggtagcagcagcagcagcagcagcagcagcagtcgaaggaggaggaggagcggcagcagcagctcaactGTTGCCACTTGCGCCGCCGGCCGCCATGTCCGGCTTGGTGTCGCCGCAAACGCCACCGGCGCCGGGCAAGCGCAAGACTCTGACGCTGATGACGCCCAGCCCGACGCCCGCGCCGGCCAAGGGCAACAAGTCAAAGCTCAAGGCCAAATCCCAGCCCAATTATACATCGACGCCCATCGTTGTCAAGCGCGGACGCAAGCGTCTGCGCGCCGAGACGGAGCAGATGCAGGAGACGCGCCAGACCGAGCAGCAGCCGAAGACAAAACAGGAATCGGAACGGGAACTGGAACCGgcaagagaaagagaaggGGAACTGGAACGTGAACCGGAACGGGATACCGTCAAGGGCGTTGCGGCCGCGTCGCGTGAGCTGCACCGTCGACTGCTCGCCGAGTGGGGCGACTACGAGCAGGAGGAGCTGCCCGAGGTGCACAACAAACAGCAGACCAATGGACAGCCCACGGAGACGCTGCACAAGAAGCAGCTGCATCACAAGCTAATGCTTCCACGCGcccagcctcagcctcagccgcagccgcaggcGCAGCCGCAACCTCAGCCGAAATCAACAGCGGCGCCGGCGGAGGATTACGGCGAGGAGGAGAGCTCAGAGCCCGGACCGTCCGGTAAGACGCAGCTGCCGTCGAAACGCATACGCAACATACCAAAGAAGGATCGGCGCGATGTGGTGCTGCAGGAGTTCGACATGGGCGCGCCCGAGGAGCCCATCATAATACAGGACAGCGACGCCAGCTCCAATGAGAGCGTCGTCTTTGTCGACTCCGCGGAGccgcaacagcatcagcagcgcCTGTCCAAGGCAAATCTGCAGGCCGCCCAGGCGCACGCGCAGCATGTCAAGGCTGGCTCCTCCTGCTTTGACTTTGCCGAGGAGGATGACGAAGAGCATGCTGCACTGCAGCCAACCGCTCTGCCGCCTGATGGCCAAAATGGCTTGAGCTACAGGCGACGCACCAAGCCCGCCCCGACGACGCTGATCAATGGCGAGGAGAAGCagcgggaacgggaacgggaacgggaacgcGAACGAGAACGAGAACGGCAGCAGTCAATTGGTGAGccggagctgcagctggctgAGCACTTCAAGGGCTTCAACGagccggagcagcagctggagccgGCAGCGTACGCGCCCGTTGCCGAAACCGCTGAGCTGGATGCAGCTGATGTGGatcaggagcaggagcagctcaGTCTGCCCATCAAGGAGCGACAGAAGCGCATCTTCAAGTCGCGCAACAAATCCCAGCAGGCGGCGGCACAGCGCGACGAGACGCTCGATACGGAGGAGATGCCAATGCCAGCGCTTGAGGAGAAGCCCTCGACGACAAcgtcggcagcggcggcggcagcggcagcgacggcggcagcgacagcagcggcAATGGCGGCGTCTGTCTTCATGGAGCacctgctgccgctgcacaCGGAGCTAACGTTGCCGCCCCTCGATCCCAGGCTGGCCAATGGAGGCGCCGCCGGCAGCGTTGCCGATCCGAGGACCGAGCAACGACGACGCAAGTCCAAggccaagaagaagaagaacaacaacaacaacgtcaacGTCAGTGGCGAGGGCGCAGCAGGGGGCACGGCTGGTGTAcccaagaaaaagaagaagaagaagagcgaCGTGCCAGGAGAGGAGAAGACCAAGTcgaaaaccaaaaagaaaaacaagtcgAGCAGCAAGAGAACGCAAACCTTTCCAAAGGCAAAGCCACCACAGCCAACGCTGGAGCCAAAACAGGAACCGGAACCGGaaccggagccggagccggaacAGGAGCCCGAACCGGAGCCGGAACCGGAGCTAAGCACAACGCAAACCCTGTGCCAATATCCAGTTCAATATCCAGTCCAAGCACCGATCCCAGCCCATgcccacagccacagccacgcccattaCTCCGGCGGCGGGCTGTTCTCGGGGGCTGCTGCGTCAGCAGCGggcggcagcagcgcagcgCTGCTGCACCTGAGCACAAACACGAAcagcaaccacagcaacaCGAGCTCCTTCCAGCAGCAGGTgcacagcaatagcaacagcaacagcagctccatCACGTCCAACATGGCCGTCATCTCGGCGGAGGAGGCGCGCGAGCTGCAGCGTTCGGCGCCAGCGCTGGCCGAGGAGTCCACAACGGCAACGGAATCGAGCGCTGTGCTCATACTGGAGGACATACTGTTGCCCAATCTCTACGAGCTGCCGGTGGGCGCCAGCTCcgacaatagcaacagcagcgccagctTTGCCAGCAGTCGGAGTCAGCTGCGGCGGCAGCCGGCGAGGCACAGGCCagacaagcagcagcaagaagccgaggaggaggcggaggagcagcagcagcagcaacaggagcaacagGAGCAGGAACGACAACGGCAGCAAGAAGAGGAACTGGAACGTGAACGGCAACGAGAGCGTGAAgaggaactggagctggaacGAGAACGGGAAGAGTATGAGCATTTGCGCACATTAGAGGATTCGCCGCCAGCCACCTCCTCGTCCAGCTGGGCAAACAGCAATCCATCGACGCCACCGACAGGCCTGCGCTTCGAGGGCAAACTGAAGAAGCGCGAACGCGAAATGTTACGCAAATACGAGGCGGACATGACCAGCGGACGCAGCGCCGAAATCTGTCGCATTGCCCGCCAGCGTTGGGCGCGCGCCCGCAGCCTGCACAAGCCCAACTCGGACgagcgccagctgctgctgcgattggagcagctgccgctgcgtgCCCTGCTGCGCTGGGGCAAGCGGGCCGTCAGCGAGCAGCCGACGGCAGAGACGCTGCCGgaggcagcaactgttgcagtgCGCGCCAAATCCTGCCTGGCGCTGGCCATGCTGCAGGACGAGGCGATGGTCGCCAGAGCCAGGCgccagctggagcagctgcgcgagcagcaacagctcttGAAGAGGCGATGCACAAGTCCCAATCCCGAGTTGCGACGGCGACGCAGCCGGCAAGAGTCGCAGCCCGAATCAgatcagcagctgcagcctgACGAGGAACAGCCGGAGGCGGACACATCGGGACCATCATCACCACCGGTCCAACCGGAGCTGGGTGGGGAGCACAAGGAGCCGGGCCAGCAACAGGATTCCAATACAGATCCGCGCATCTGCGCCGTGATGACGCATCCGATACCCGGCTACAATAACACCTTCATGCTCTGCTCCTtgacgaacaacaacaattttacgCCCTTGAACAACGAGGCGCTGTATCTGGACAGCGAGAATCATTTGGTGCCCGTGCCGCTGGAGGCGTTGACCGAATCGCCGCGTCTGCCCGACGGACATCCCCTGTCGGCGGTCTTTCTGCTCGAGGGCGAGGCCATGGCGCAGGTGGTCCAGccggagcaacagcaacaggcggcggcgtcggcagCGTCACGACAATTGGCGCTCAGCGCTGgccaggagcaggagcaggagcaggagcaggaggtGCCCGCCGCCGCGGCCGCCATGCTGGGCATGATGACGCCCCTTAGCCAGGTGGCCGAGACCATGCCACGAGGCGAACGTGAAGCCGACGCAGATCACCCGACCGAGGAGGGCGaggacgaggaggaggaggaggaggaagacGTAGatgacaacgacgacgacgacgatgatgacgatgatgaggaTGAGAATGAGGAGGATGAGAATGTGGCTGCAGCTGATGGCGCTGGGCATGATCAACCGGAGGCGACTGTGGCACCGCAATCGGCGCACGATGAGATCTATCAGCTGCAATCGAATGTGCTGCAGCTGAGCGTGAATGGCCACCAGCTGGAGCTGACCACCGAGGTGCTAATGAACATAGCCGAACAGCAGGATGACATTGTCATCGAGATTGACGGCGGCGGCCAGGCCATGCTCCATGCCAGCGACATTCTGCAGGCGGCCAAGAACTATCTGCAGGAGCGCGATTTGCAGCTGGTCAATCTCGAGGATATGGCCCTGGATGCGGATGAGCAGCATGTGACGCCGGCACAGGTGACGCCGGCGCAGCCAAATGATTTGCTGGCCGCGGCGCTTGCCGGCAGCGATGTGGTCGACGCGGGCGTCGGACTACTGCACATCGATACgcgacagcagccaacaggagtgggcgtggcaactgGAGTGGCCATGGCCACGGATGATGTGGTCGGTTTCATGGCGCACGCACTGCCCCTGGCCGGGGCAACGACACACCTGACGCCGCCGATAACGGCGCGAACGAACGAGACGAACGCGCTGCTGGATCAGACGCCCATCATGTCGACGCTGGAGAATCCGAGCGGCGGTCTGCAGCTGCATCGGCGCGTCTCGCCGCTGCTGGAGGGCAATCTCGAGGATAGTCTGGCCGTGATCGGTGTGACCAGCCATGGCAATGGCAGCGGTGTGCCCACATCTCTTGAGCTGCCCATCACGGTCACCAATCCGGCAATTGCGCCGCGCCCCGCCGTCTCCTCCAACGTTGCCGCCGCCaatgccgccgctgccgccgccgatCTGGCCAAGTTTGTGCCGTTCCAGTAG